In Marasmius oreades isolate 03SP1 chromosome 3, whole genome shotgun sequence, a single window of DNA contains:
- a CDS encoding uncharacterized protein (CAZy:GH105), with the protein MLRPLLIILFAIQIGFVTARPQSYAVWAADSAIARKQGNGLTAQGAAIISYEHGELQWGLRLLFERTGNRTYFDYIQSGVDNVVTADGTPHGSYTLTDYVLDPLRVGPTFLYLYKQTKQTKYKAAADVFRSQLNSHPRTAEGQFWHKLRYFNQGWLDGIYMGEIFYAQYTTDFQSNNATAWSDITRQFQLMFKNTLQNETAPNSFGLLYHGYDFSHTTVWASPDRGHSPEVWDRALGWYMMALVDVLEIIPTSDPGHATILNILKTLAPRVRDAAHPTTGVWWLVITQPGRARNYFESSGTSMFIYSLLKAVRLGYVNDSDGSIVSAARKAYDYVTANWVKPTSDGTFDWQNTVVVGSLDQAGDFNYYVSQAVDVNDLKGLAAFLLASLEIERL; encoded by the exons ATGCTCAGGCCCCTGCTTATCATCTTATTTGCCATCCAAATAGGATTCGTAACTGCACGGCCTCAGTCCTATGCTGTCTGGGCAGCAGATTCTGCGATTGCTCGGAAGCAAGGCAATGGTCTGACAGCTCAAGGGGCTGCGATTATCTCGTACGAACATGGTGAATTGCAATGGGGACTCAGGTTACTTTTCGAACGAACTGGGAACCGCACGTACTTTGACTATATCCAAAGTGGGGTCGACAACGTTGTAACCGCTGATGGGACACCCCATGGGAGTTACAC GTTGACTGATTATGTTTTGGATCCATTGCG CGTTGGGCCGACGTTCCTTTACTT GTACAAACAGACGAAGCAAACAAAGTACAAAGCAGCAGCAGATGTCTTCCGAAGTCAGCTCAATTCCCACCCCCGAACGGCTGAGGGGCAATTCTGGCATAAGCTGAGATATTTCAACCAGG GTTGGCTCGACGGCATTTACATGGGAGAAATATTCTATGCTCAATACACTACCGACTTTCAATCCAACAACGCCACAGCATGGTCTGATATCACACGACAATTCCAGCTCATGTTCAAGAATACTCTACAAAATGAGACGGCACCGAACAGCTTTGGACTGTTGTATCATGGCTATGACTTTTCACATACGACGGTGTGGGCTTCCCCGGATCGGGGACATAGTCCTGAAGTATGGGATCGAGCTCTTG GCTGGTACATGATGGCACTCGTGGACGTACTTGAGATCATCCCAACATCTGATCCAGGACATGCAACGATTTTGAATATTCTCAAAACACTTGCTCCCCGTGTCCGGGATGCAGCACACCCGACGACTGGTGTTTGGTGGCTCGTCATTACTCAGCCAGGCCGCGCGCGAAACTATTTCGAAAGCAGCGGAACATCCATGTTTATCTATTCCCTGCTGAAAGCGGTTAGGCTTGGGTACGTTAATGACTCTGATGGTTCGATTGTGAGTGCTGCGAGGAAGGCATACGATTATGTTACCGCAAATTGGGTCAAACCCACAAGCGATGGAACGTTTGATTGGCAGAATACTGTTGTt GTCGGAAGTTTGGATCAGGCGGGGGATTTCAAC TACTATGTCAGCCAGGCAGTGGACGTGAACGACCTAAAGGGACTAGCTGCGTTTCTACTTGCGAGCCTTGAGATAGAGAGGTTATAA
- a CDS encoding uncharacterized protein (CAZy:GH105), translating into MLARLFQLYLLAQLLDIRGQVSAARPASYAQWAADSAIARGQSTGLDSGGNPKVIYDDGEFQLGLHQLFEKTGNQKYYNHLLKASNTIVSANGSLPSSYKYERTNQVKWKTAADMFRRQLDLQPRTGQGQFWHKQVYVNQGWLDGIYMGDVFYAQYTKAFQSSNSSAWVDIEKQFKLIYDNTLQTAGSEHYLGLLYHGYDYSHTAVWASPDRGHSPEVWDRALGWYMMSLVDVLEFIPASSETYATILKILGTLAPRFRDAADSESGVWWLVMTQPGRSGNYFESSGSAMFVYSLLKGVRLGYIKDSDGTIVTTAMKAYEYMTSHWVSEKSDGTMDWLNTVEVGSLSGNGTFEYYISVNKKVNDLKGIAAFVLASLEYELLK; encoded by the exons ATGCTTGCACGACTCTTCCAGCTCTACTTGCTGGCTCAACTCCTCGATATTCGTGGCCAAGTCAGTGCCGCTAGGCCAGCATCTTACGCCCAATGGGCTGCAGATTCTGCCATTGCTCGTGGACAGAGCACAGGTCTTGACTCTGGTGGAAACCCCAAAGTCATTTATGATGATGGCGAATTTCAACTAGGCCTACATCAACTTTTTGAGAAAACAGGCAATCAGAAATATTACAACCATCTCTTGAAGGCCTCGAACACCATTGTATCAGCTAACGGCTCGCTTCCATCGAGTTACAA GTACGAGCGAACCAACCAAGTCAAATGGAAAACCGCCGCAGACATGTTTCGTCGTCAATTGGACCTACAACCGCGCACCGGGCAAGGCCAATTCTGGCACAAGCAGGTTTATGTCAACCAAG GTTGGCTCGATGGGATTTACATGGGCGACGTCTTCTATGCTCAGTACACGAAGGCATTCCAATCCTCTAATTCTAGTGCTTGGG TCGATATTGAAAAGCAGTTTAAGCTCATCTACGACAATACCTTGCAGACCGCAGGCTCCGAGCACTACCTCGGTTTGCTTTATCACGGCTACGACTATTCACACACTGCTGTGTGGGCCTCACCAGATCGTGGACACTCCCCGGAAGTTTGGGATAGGGCTCTAG GATGGTATATGATGTCATTGGTTGACGTCCTCGAATTCATCCCAGCTTCCAGTGAAACGTATGCCACCATCCTGAAGATTCTCGGGACTCTAGCCCCTCGATTTCGAGACGCAGCAGATTCCGAGTCTGGTGTCTGGTGGCTTGTCATGACGCAACCTGGCAGGAGTGGAAACTACTTTGAAAGCAGTGGATCTGCCATGTTTGTCTATTCACTGCTGAAGGGTGTTCGGTTGGGATATATCAAGGATTCCGATGGGACCATTGTTACTACGGCAATGAAAGCGTACGAATACATGACATCGCATTGGGTCTCCGAGAAAAGTGACGGTACTATGGATTGGCTGAACACGGTTGAG GTCGGCAGCTTGAGCGGAAACGGCACTTTTGAG TATTACATTAGTGTCAACAAGAAGGTGAATGATCTCAAGGGAATCGCGGCCTTCGTCCTTGCAAGTCTCGAATACGAATTATTGAAGTAA
- the CMD1 gene encoding calmodulin — MADQLSEEQISEFKEAFSLFDKDGDGTITTRELGTVMRSLGQNPTEAELQDMINEVDADGNGTIDFPEFLTMMARKMRDTDSEEEIKEAFKVFDKDGNGYISAAELRHVMTNLGEKLSDTEVDEMIREADVDGDGQINYEEFVKMMLSK, encoded by the exons ATGGCCGACCAACTT TCTGAAG AGCAAATTTCTG AATTCAAAGAGGCTTTCTCCTTATTCGACAAGG ATGGCGATGGTACGATAACAACCAGGGAGCTTGGAACTGTCATGCGGTCGCTGGGCCAAAATCCCACGGAAGCTGAGCTTCAAGATATGATCAACGAAGTGGACGCCGATGGCAATGGCACGATCGATTTCCCCGAGTTTCTTACCATGATGGCTCGCAAGATGCGAGACACTGACAGCGAGGAAGAGATAAAGGAGGCGTTCAAGGTGTTCGATAAGGACGGGAATGGCTACATTTCTGCTGCTGAATTGAGACACGTCATGACCAATCTCG GAGAAAAGCTGTCTGATACGGAGGTCGACGAAATGATTCGGGAAGCTGATGTCGATGGTGACGGTCAAATCAATTATGAAG AGTTCGTCAAG ATGATGCTGTCGAAGTAA
- a CDS encoding uncharacterized protein (CAZy:GH12) — MLLLFKSVALITLLPFIYAAPVTENGLVKRQIDTSQHCGQWDTVVAGQYTLYLDQWGMGNAQSGQSCANLISLSGTTISWKNTWNWVGGNGVKSYTNVNLNNGLNKQLSAIKSIPASWKWSQSTSGTIVANVAFDLFTSSSSGGSNQNEIMIWLANYNAGPISYNYNADGTPKAVATNISLAGQTWNLYIGSNGAQTVYSFLPASSGTRITSFSGDLNLFLKYSSSQGLSASQYITTVQSGTEATSGSAVLTSSAYSVVIN; from the exons ATGCTCTTGCTCTTCAAATCTGTCGCTCTTATCACTCTACTTCCTTTTATCTATGCTGCACCGGTGACTGAGAATGGCCTTGTAAAGAGACAAATCGATACCTCCCAACACTGCG GCCAATGGGACACTGTCGTCGCCGGTCAATATACCCTCTACCTCGACCAATGGGGCATGGGGAACGCTCAGTCCGGGCAAAGTTGCGCCAACTTAATTTCCCTGAGCGGAACGACCATTTCTTGGAAGAACACCTGGAACTGGGTTGGAGGAAATGGTGTCAAAAGCTACACTAACGTCAACTTGAACAACGGTCTCAACAAGCAGCTGAGCGCCATCAAGAGCATCCCT GCTTCATGGAAGTGGTCGCAGAGCACTTCGGGAACCATAGTTGCCAACGTCGCTTTCGACCTGTtcacctcttcgtcgtcagGAGGATCGAACCAGAATGAAATCATGATTTGGCTTGCCAATTATAACGCTGGTCCCATCTCCTATAATTACAATGCTGATGGAACGCCCAAGGCCGTGGCGACAAATATCAGCCTAGCCGGTCAAACTTG GAACCTCTACATCGGCTCCAACGGCGCTCAAACCGTTTACTCCTTCCTCCCGGCCAGCAGTGGCACAAGGATTACCAGCTTTAGCGGTGACCTCAACCTTTTCCTCAAG TACTCTTCTTCACAAGGCTTGAGTGCATCGCAGTACATCACCACTGTTCAGTCTGGCACTGAGGCGACCTCGGGATCTGCAGTGTTAACATC TTCTGCCTACAGCGTTGTCATCAATTGA
- a CDS encoding uncharacterized protein (BUSCO:EOG09264U78) encodes MPSQSTLSPEDKTKVKSAIPVSPTTNKIFSASLARIYYAHPKPDEWSYAGLQGALAFVRDNKNGCCAFKLVDLSGTRGVIWEHELYKDMEYNADRAYFHSFAGDECMIGFVFADEGEAKAFWKKVLAKKDAKAGKTTEKKKKKTASKGGKIDKSMISGPTTGSFIHVAHMGYDAESGFTSKGVDPSWTALLGQLENSGIDKELIAQEMDFIKDFVRTQQSAPPVKEKKVKPPPPPSRKTHNMSNSISSSTPASPPPPPSRNSRPPQPPPQPPQPPSRTVPSTPPPPEIPSRPPAKAIPIPPPPPSRPGNAPPPRPETSTPVPPPPPPSQSGAAPPPPPPPPPPPPPLHSPASGDGIPPPPPPPAPPGSTGGHSTSLPAPQAGRTDLLASIQGKGIHSLKKTDPSSPSPGGNGTGTVAAAAAVGGAAVGAGAAAGGSDLASALADALLARNKNMGDDSDDDDDDDDWD; translated from the exons ATGCCATCTCAATCAACTCTAAGTCCCGAAGACAAAACCAAGGTCAAGTCGGCGATTCCTGTCTCTCCTACAACAAACAAAATATTCTCTGCTTCTCTCGCTCGAATCTATTACGCACATCCGAAACCCGATGAGTGGTCATACGCTGGGCTACAGGGGGCCCTGGCATTCGTCAGGGATAACAAGAATGGATGCTGCGCCTTCAAACTGGTCGATTTGAGTGGTACAAGAGGTGTTATATGGGAACATGAACTATACAAAGACATGGAATATAACGCAGATAGGGCATATTTTCACTCGTTTGCTGGGGAT GAATGTATGATCGGCTTTGTGTTTGCTGATGAAGGGGAAGCTAAAGCATTTTGGAAGAAGGTCCTTGCAAAGAAAGACGCGAAAGCGG GGAAGACTAcggagaaaaagaagaagaaaactgCAAGCAAAGGTGGAAAAATTGACAAATCGATGATCTCTGGACCCACTACTGGATCCTTTATCCATGTCGCACACATGGGCTATGACGCCGAATCAGGCTTCACATCCAAAGGTGTCGATCCTTCATGGACCGCATTACTCGGTCAACTGGAGAACTCCGGAATAGACAAGGAACTTATTGCGCAAGAGATGGACTTCATTAAAGACTTCGTGCGGACGCAACAGTCAGCCCCACCAgtcaaagaaaagaaagttaAACCACCCCCACCACCGTCCAGAAAGACGCATAATATGAGCAATAGTATCTCATCTTCAACTCCTGCTTCgcctccaccaccgccatCCCGCAATTCACGTCCACCCCAACCGCCACCACAACCACCACAACCACCGTCACGAACAGTCCCTTCGACTCCTCCCCCTCCCGAGATTCCGTCCCGTCCACCAGCCAAAGCAATCCCAATCCCTCCTCCGCCACCTTCACGACCTGGCAATGCTCCCCCTCCCAGGCCCGAAACATCTACACCTGTTCCGCCCCCGCCCCCTCCATCTCAGTCAGGAGCGGCCccccctccacctccaccacctccaccaccaccaccaccgctacATTCTCCAGCCTCTGGGGATGggattccaccaccaccaccaccaccagcccCTCCTGGATCCACCGGAGGTCATTCTACGAGTTTGCCAGCGCCGCAGGCTGGCAGGACTGATCTCCTTGCCTCTATTCAAGGAAAGGGGATCCATTCTCTCAAGAAAACAGATCCCAGCAGTCCATCGCCTGGCGGTAATGGTACCGGCACTGTTGCTGCCGCCGCTGCCGTTGGAGGTGCAGCCGTTGGAGCAGGAGCAGCGGCCGGAGGGAGTGATTTGGCGAGTGCACTCGCAGATGCGTTGCTCGCAAGAAATAAGAATATGGGAGACGATagcgatgacgatgatgatgacgacgattGGGATTGA
- a CDS encoding uncharacterized protein (BUSCO:EOG09262E7W) produces the protein MSESLADYLVSQQHLLQEASEALPHQFSKCTYSLGHIRQAVYLCETCPESRGICSACSIACHTDHEQTELFPKRNFRCDCPTEGTTHPCSLHNNLEPVNTENLYGQNFQALFCRCQRPYDAQTERETMIQCLACEDWFHESCCNLRDRPAPREQTPEENDQYQVNENENETRSEASSSGLPPPLLEASDYDAFICGSCVSKNSVLQRYAGSAGCLIVTRDSSSSPWKLYPEKDAVDNLSRSENTNCSQKRRSSPTGFSERNAKRQRVSPSSSSSSSEPCLAPSSSHQSDKIYTGIRDSEHLATLGTGDIFLTEGFRDRWCQCSTCLPLLKANRYLLEEEDTYEPPSDPDSGLSLEELGMRALSRLPRDRAIDGIHAFNAMREDLVQFLRPFAQDGKVVSDSDVKTFFETLMERHRGQNT, from the exons ATGTCTGAATCACTCGCAGATTATCTAGTGTCTCAACAACACCTCCTACAAGAAGCTTCTGAAGCCCTCCCTCACCAGTTTTCCAAGTGTACTTATTCACTTGGTCATATCAG GCAAGCGGTTTATCTCTGCGAAACCTGTCCAGAGTCCCGAGGTATTTGCTCTGCTTGTTCAATTGCCTGTCATACGGATCATGAACAAACTGAATT ATTTCCCAAACGGAACTTTCGTTGCGATTGCCCGACCGAGGGGACCACTCACCCATGTTCTTTACACAACAACTTGGAACCTGTGAACACGGAGAATCTCTACGGACAGAACTTTCAGGCGCTCTTCTGTCGGTGTCAAAGGCCATACGATGCCCAAACCGAACGAGAAACTATGATACAGTGCCTTGCGTGCGAA GATTGGTTTCATGAATCCTGCTGTAATCTCAGGGATCGACCCGCTCCTCGCGAGCAAACCCCAGAAGAAAATGACCAATATCAGGTCaatgagaacgagaacgaaaCCCGCTCGGAAGCATCGTCCTCAGGGCTAccgccacctctccttgaggCCTCCGACTATGATGCATTTATATGTGGCTCATGTGTCTCGAAAAACTCTGTCTTGCAGCGTTATGCAGGGTCTGCGGGTTGCCTAATCGTTACACGAGACAGTTCATCAAGTCCTTGGAAATTGTATCCGGAGAAGGATGCGGTCGACAACCTTTCTCGGTCGGAAAATACCAATTGTTCTCAGAAAAGGCGGAGTTCTCCAACTGGTTTCAGTGAGCGTAATGCAAAACGACAGCGTGTATCcccgtcctcgtcctcgtcctcgtcggaACCATGTCTTGCCCCCTCCTCTTCTCACCAGAGCGATAAGATCTACACGGGAATAAGGGATAGTGAGCACTTGGCTACCTTGGGCACTGGGGACATCTTCTTAACCGAGGGTTTTCGAGATCGTTGGTGTCAGTGTTCTACG TGTCTTCCATTGCTCAAAGCCAACCGATACCTactggaagaggaggatacGTATGAACCCCCCTCAGACCCTGACTCGG GCTTGTCGTTGGAGGAGTTGGGAATGAGAGCGCTCTCTCGCCTTCCCAGAGACCGTGCAATCGACGGTATTCATGCATTCAACGCAATGCG GGAGGATCTCGTCCAGTTTTTACGTCCGTTTGCGCAAGATGGAAAAGTTGTCAGCGACTCTGACGTCAAGACTTTCTTCGAAACGCTCATGGAAAGGCACAGAGGTCAGAATACATAG
- a CDS encoding uncharacterized protein (BUSCO:EOG09262E7W), translating into MIQCLACEDWFHESCCNLRDRPAPREQTPEENDQYQVNENENETRSEASSSGLPPPLLEASDYDAFICGSCVSKNSVLQRYAGSAGCLIVTRDSSSSPWKLYPEKDAVDNLSRSENTNCSQKRRSSPTGFSERNAKRQRVSPSSSSSSSEPCLAPSSSHQSDKIYTGIRDSEHLATLGTGDIFLTEGFRDRWCQCSTCLPLLKANRYLLEEEDTYEPPSDPDSGLSLEELGMRALSRLPRDRAIDGIHAFNAMREDLVQFLRPFAQDGKVVSDSDVKTFFETLMERHRGQNT; encoded by the exons ATGATACAGTGCCTTGCGTGCGAA GATTGGTTTCATGAATCCTGCTGTAATCTCAGGGATCGACCCGCTCCTCGCGAGCAAACCCCAGAAGAAAATGACCAATATCAGGTCaatgagaacgagaacgaaaCCCGCTCGGAAGCATCGTCCTCAGGGCTAccgccacctctccttgaggCCTCCGACTATGATGCATTTATATGTGGCTCATGTGTCTCGAAAAACTCTGTCTTGCAGCGTTATGCAGGGTCTGCGGGTTGCCTAATCGTTACACGAGACAGTTCATCAAGTCCTTGGAAATTGTATCCGGAGAAGGATGCGGTCGACAACCTTTCTCGGTCGGAAAATACCAATTGTTCTCAGAAAAGGCGGAGTTCTCCAACTGGTTTCAGTGAGCGTAATGCAAAACGACAGCGTGTATCcccgtcctcgtcctcgtcctcgtcggaACCATGTCTTGCCCCCTCCTCTTCTCACCAGAGCGATAAGATCTACACGGGAATAAGGGATAGTGAGCACTTGGCTACCTTGGGCACTGGGGACATCTTCTTAACCGAGGGTTTTCGAGATCGTTGGTGTCAGTGTTCTACG TGTCTTCCATTGCTCAAAGCCAACCGATACCTactggaagaggaggatacGTATGAACCCCCCTCAGACCCTGACTCGG GCTTGTCGTTGGAGGAGTTGGGAATGAGAGCGCTCTCTCGCCTTCCCAGAGACCGTGCAATCGACGGTATTCATGCATTCAACGCAATGCG GGAGGATCTCGTCCAGTTTTTACGTCCGTTTGCGCAAGATGGAAAAGTTGTCAGCGACTCTGACGTCAAGACTTTCTTCGAAACGCTCATGGAAAGGCACAGAGGTCAGAATACATAG
- a CDS encoding uncharacterized protein (BUSCO:EOG09265EOF), which translates to MAPVQKKKTGGKTRSALKDVVTREYTIHLHKRVHGRSFKKRAPWAVKSVVQFAQKTMGTSDVRIDPKLNQALWARGVKSVPHRLRIKLERKRNDDEGAKEKLYTYASHLEVSSFKGLQTVVADAE; encoded by the exons ATG GCTCCCGtgcagaaaaagaag ACTGGCGGTAAAACTCGTTCCGCCCTTAAGGACGTTGTCACTAGGGAATACACAATACACCTGCACAAAAGAGTGCATGGTCGTTCGTTCAAGAAGAGAGCTCCTTGGGCCGTAAAATCCGTTGTTCAGTTCGCTCAGAAAACCATGGGTACATCAGATGTCAGAATCGACCCGAAGCTGAACCAGGCACTTTGGGCTCGAGGTGTGAAGTCTGTTCCACACCGGCTAAGGATCAAGCTTGAGA GAAAACGGAATGACGATGAGGGTGCGAAGGAAAAACTTTACACGTATGCTTCACACTTAGAGGTATCTTCCTTCAAG GGGTTGCAAACTGTGGTCGCAGACGCCGAGTAA